The genomic region GGGTGGCTGCAACCGGCCTGACATGGCTCGACAAGGAAGTGCACTTCGGTGTCAAGCAGCAGGGCCGTCTGGTGGCGCACGCCGGATTGGTTGAGGTACCGGTCTCAGTCGGTGCTGTCCGACTGCAGGTGGCCGGCCTCGGCGCCGTCATCGTGGCACCCGGCCTGAGAGGACAGGGGCTGGCACGCCTGGTGGTCACGGCCGCTATGGATCACGCCCGCGGCCTTGGCATCGAACGGGGGCTGCTGTTCTGCTGGCCGGATCTGATTCCGTTGTACGAGCGGATGGGCTGGCGGGCCCTGCCCGATGACGATGTGCAGGTCCAGCAGCCCGACGGGCCGGTCCGCATGCCGTTGCGGGCCATGTGGACGCCGCTCGCAGACGGCGCGGAATGGCCGGCCGGGCAGGTACGTCTTCTCTCCCTTCCCATGTGAGGAGCGGCGGGCCGGCCTGAGCAAGGGCGGAGTTCGGGCTAATCGCAGTTCGGGCTAATGCCACACCAGCGCGGCGACGCGGCGGAAGTTACCTCCCAGAATCGCTGCCACGGTGTCGTCGGGGTATCCCCGGGCGAGAAGCGCGCCCTCGACCGTCAACAGCCCTTCCGGGGGAAGGAAGTTGATCGGCCCCCAGCGCGTGTAGCAGTCGGGGTACAGCTCCGGGCTCTGTTCGAGCATCGTGTTGAAGTCCTCATGGTCGAACGGGTAGTCGGTGGATACCCCGACGTGCTCCGGGCCGACGAGGTCGACGGCGTAGTCGATGTGCCGTACCAGCGCGTCGACGGTGCCGTCGTTGGGACCCAGGAAGATCCCGACGCCGGTGATGCCGATGACCCCGCCCGTGGCGGCACATGCCTTGGCCTGCTCGTCGGTGATGTTGCGGGGGTGGTCCCACACCGAGCGCATGCTGGAATGGCTGTAGATCACCGGCTGTTCAGAGACCTCGCACATGTCCAGCCCGGTACGGGCACCGCAGTGAGATCCGTCCGCCACCATGCCGACGGCGTTCATCTCCCGCACCAGCGCCCGGCCGTAGGCGGTGAGCCCCTCGTCGGCCTCGTCCAGACAGCCCCCGCCGGCCGCGTTGCGGTTGTTGTAGCTCGGCAGCAGCGTGCGGACACCGAGTTCGTAGAATTCGCGCACCCGGTCCAACCGCCCCTCGAGCGGCCCGGAATCTTCAAGATCGAAGGCCACCGCCACGTCACCCGCACGCCCGGCGGCGTCGACGTCGTCCACAGTCACCGCCGGCCGCAGACGGTCATCCGCGTCGATCTTCCCCCGCCAACTCGCGATCAGACCGGTGACGTCCTTCGCGCCGTGCGGAACATAGCCCACGTTCACCGAAACGAAGCTGCCCCCGGGCCTGCGGTAGCGGGCCAGTTCGCCGATGTCCGCGCGCTGCTCCAACGGCAGGCAGCAGTGCTGCTCCCACAGCAAGGGCGGGCGGCGCAGTCCTGAAGATTCTGATTCGTTCGACACGGTGCGCATCATGCCCGTGCCCCACCCGCTCCAGACTCGGCAGCGGAGCGATCACGCCATGACCAGGCGCCAACAAGCCTGAACGGTCACAAACCCGACGTTTGCGCAGGTGAGGCGGGCCCGGACAGGTATCGCACGCGCATTCGATAATTGGTCTATGGTGGGGGTGAGGGAGTAGGGAACACATGTTCGAGGGCTGGCGTGGGAGCCCCTGGGTGATGGAGGTGCGCGTGCCGGACTTCACGCATCTGCACACCCTTTCCGGGTTCTCCCTGCGATACGGGGCCTCACACCCGGAGCGCCTCGCCGAGCGCGCCTCCGAGCGCGGCATGGACGCGCTCGCCCTCACCGACCGGGACACCCTCGCGGGCACGATCCGCTTCGCCAAGGCCTGCGCCGAGCATGGGGTGCGCCCGCTGTTCGGCGCCGAACTCGCGGTCGGGGAGCCCGTACGGGCCCGGGAGTCCGTACGGGCTCCCCGACCCCCGCGAAGTGGGGGATCTGTCCGGGCCGGGGAGTCGGTACGAACCGGGGGGTCCGTGCGAACCGGAGAGCCCGTACGGGGAGGGCGGCGGCGGGCCCCCGTGCGGGGCGGTGCCTTCATCGACGAGTCGACACCCCGGGTCACCTTCCTGGCCCGGGACGGCGCGAAGGGCTGGGCCGATCTCTGCAGAATCGTTACTGCGGCACATGCGGGCAACGAGGGCGACACGAGCGGGCCGCAGCTGCCCTGGGCGGACAACCACGCCGACGGCCTGACCGTCCTGCTCGGGCCCGCCTCCGACGTCGGCCGGGCGCTCGTCGCCGGGCGCCCCGACCGGGCCGCGAAACTGCTCGCGCCCTGGCGGGAGGTCTACGGCGACGCCCTGCGTCTCGAAGCGGTCTGGCACGGGCGCGAGGGCACCGGCCCCGGCTCGCTGCGGCTGGCCGCCCGTACCGTCGGCTTCGCTGCCGAGCAGCGGGTGCGGCCGGTCCTCAGCAACGCCGTCCGGTACGCCGACCCGGGCATGGGCCCGGTCGCCGACGTCCTGGACGCCGCCCGCCGGCTCGTGCCGGTCGACCCCCGCAAGGAGCTGGACAGCGGCGAGGCCTGGCTCAAGGACGCGGGCGCCATGCTCGGCGCCGCCGAACGGATCGTCGAGGCCGCGGGCTATCGCCGCGACACCGCGTACCGCCTGCTCGAACAGACGCGGGCCACCGCCGCCGAGTGCCTCGTCGACCCGGAGGACGACCTCGGCATCGGCTCCGTGCACTTCCCCGAGCCGCACCTCGTCGGCGCCGGACGACGCACCGCGCAGCGCGTACTGGCCTCGCGGGCGGCGGCGGGAATGGTGCTGCGCGGCTACGACCGTTCTCCCGAAGCGCGCGACTACTGGGAGCGGATGCACCGCGAGCTGGACATCATCGCCCACCACAACTTCGCCTCCTACTTCCTGACGGTCGCTCAAGTCGTCGACGACGTAAGGGAGATGGGCATCCGGGTCGCCGCGCGGGGCTCCGGCGCGGGCTCGCTCGTCAACCACCTCCTCGGCATCGCGCACGCCGACCCCGTCGCACACGGGCTGCTGATGGAACGCTTCCTGTCCAAGCGCCGCCCGGTCCTGCCCGACATCGACATCGACGTGGAGTCCGCCCGCCGGCTGGAGGTCTACCGCGCGATCATCGGCCGGTTCGGCACCGAGCGGGTCGCGACCGTGGCGATGCCGGAGACGTACCGGGTGCGCCATGCGGTACGGGACGTCGGCGCGGCCCTCTCCATGGATCCGGCCGACATCGACCGCATCGCCAAGTCCTTCCCGCACATCCGCGCCCGCGACGCCCGCGCGGCACTGGAGGAACTGCCTGAACTGCGCTCCCTGGCAAAGGAGTTCCGGCAGGAAGGGGCGGCCGGGTACGGGCGGTTGTGGGACCTGGTGGAGGCACTGGACGCCCTGCCGCGCGGAGTCGCCATGCACCCGTGCGGAGTGCTCCTCTCCGACGCCTCGCTCCTCGCCCGTACGCCCGTCATGCCGACCAGCGGCGAGGGGTTCCCCATGTCGCAGTTCGACAAGGAGGACGTCGAGGACCTCGGGCTGCTCAAGCTCGACGTGCTGGGTGTGCGGATGCAGTCCGCGATGGCGCACGCGGTGGCCGAGGTGGAGCGGGCCACGGGGGACCGGGTCGACCTGGACGCGGTCGAGGGGGGCGACCCTGCCACGTATCAACTCATCCGGTCCGCCGAGACGTTGGGCTGCTTCCAGATCGAGTCGCCGGGCCAGCGGGACCTGGTCGGCAGACTCCAGCCCGCCACCTTCCACGATCTCGTCGTCGACATCTCCCTCTTCCGGCCGGGGCCGGTAGCGGCCGACATGGTGCGGCCGTTCATCGAGGCGCGGCACGGCCGGGCGCCGGTCCGCTTCCCGCACCCGGACCTGGCGGGACCGCTGCGGGACACGTACGGGGTCGTGGTCTTCCACGAGCAGATCATCGACATCGTCGACATCATGACCGGCTGCGGGCGCGACGAGGCGGACCGGGTGCGGCGCGGGCTGTCCGACCCCGAGTCGCAGGGGCGGATCCGGGTGTGGTTCGCGCAGCACGCCGCCGCGCGGGGGTACGACGCGGAGACGATCCGGCGGACCTGGGAGATCGTCGAGGCCTTCGGGTCGTACGGCTTCTGCAAGGCGCACGCGGTCGCCTTCGCCGTGCCGACGTACCAGTCGGCCTGGCTGAAGGCGCACCATCCCGCCGCCTTCTACGCCGGGCTGCTCACCCACGATCCCGGGATGTATCCGAAGCGGCTGCTGCTCGCGGACGCGCGGCGGCGGGGGGTGCCGATCCTGCCGTTGGACGTGAACCGGTCGGCGGTCGCCCATCGCATCGAACTGGTGTCTGAATCTGAGGGGTTCGAGGGGTTCGGGGGAACGGCCGGGGGGACCCCCAGGGGGTCCGGGAAAGCCTGGGGTGTGCGGCTCGCCCTCTCCGACGTGCACGGCATCAGCGAGGCCGAGGCGGTGCGGATCGCGGCCGGGCAGCCGTACGCCTCGCTGCTCGACTTCTGGGAACGGGCCCGCCCGAGCAGGCCACTTGCCGGGCGGCTCGCACAGGTCGGCGCGTTGGACGCCTTCGGAGCCAACCGCCGTGATCTGCAACTGCACTTGACCGAGCTGCACCGGGGAGCGCGTGGCGGTCGCGGGGACCAACTTCCCCTGGCCGGCGGGCAGAAGACCGCGTCCGCCGGGCTGCCCGACCTCTCCTCGGCCGAGCGGCTCAGCGCCGAGCTGGGTGTGCTCTCCATGGACGCCTCACGGAATCTGATGGACGATCACCGGGAGTTCCTGGACGAGCTGGGCGTGGTCACCGCGCGTCGGCTGCGGGCGGCCCGGCACGGTGAGACGGTCCTGGTCGCGGGCGCCAAGGCAGCCACCCAGACCCCGCCGATCCGCTCCGGCAAGCGGGTCATCTTCACCACCCTGGACGACGGTACGGGCCTGGTCGACCTCGCCTTCTTCGACGACTCCCACGACGCGTGCGCCCACACCGTCTTCCACTCCTGGCTCCTGCTCGTACGCGGAGTGGTGCAGCGGCGCGGCCCGCGCAGTCTCAGCGTGGTCGGGGCGACCGCCTGGAACCTCGCCGACCTGGTGGAACTGCGGCGCGAGGAAGGCCTGGACGGAGTGGCCCTGCGACTTGCCGAGCCGCAGGGGGAGGACGGGGCCGAGGACGGCTCGCGGGACACGGGAGATCCGACGGGCGGCCGTCGAATCAAGATGCCCACGGGATACGAAATGCATCCGTGGGCGGATCTGCGCCCGGCGGGCGAAGGGCCCGCCGGTGGAAGGAAGTTGTGGCACCAGAGCCCGGGGAGTGCGGGATGACCATCCTCTGCGTACGTTTCCAACTGCCTCCGGCGCACGAGGCCGCCCTGCCCGGGCTCCTCGGCACGCTGGAGGAGTTCACCCCCGTCGTCGAAGCGCTGCCGCCCGACGGAGCGCTGGCCGATCTGCGGGGCGCCGAACGGTACTTCAAGCGGGACGTCGCCGAACTGGCCGCGCTGATCCGGGTCCGGGCGCTCGCCTGGCACGGCGTCGACTGCGCGATCGGGGCCGGACCCGGGCCGATGTTCGCGCGGATGGCCCTGCGGGAAGCCGCCCCCGGAACGACCCGCGTGGTGCCCGAAGACCCCTGCGCCCTCGCGGAGTTCCTGGCGGAACAGCCCGTGCGAGCGCTGCCCGGAGTCGGCACCGCCACCGCCCGCACCCTGTGCGAGTACGGCCTCGACAGCGTCGGCAAGGTGGCCGCCGCACCCCTGTCCACACTGCAACGGCTCACCAGTGCACGCATGGGCCGCGAACTGCACGAGATGGCCCAGGGCATCGACCGCGGCCGGGTCGTACCGAACGCCGTCTCCCGCTCACTCGCCGCCGAACGTCCCTTCCCGCGCGACGAGTTGGACCCGGACCTGCACCGGCGCGCCCTGCTCTCCGCAGCCGAGGAACTGGGTGCCCGGCTGCGTGCCCTGGAGAAGGTGTGCCGCATGCTCACCCTCACCGTCCGCTACGCCGACCGCTCCACGACGACCCGCAGTCGCACGCTCCCCGAGCCGACCGCCCACTCCTCGGCGCTGACCGATGCCGCGTACCGCATGTACGAGGCGCTCGGGCTGCAGCGGGCCCGGGTCCGCGGCATCGTTCTGCGGGCCGAGGGGCTTGACCCTGCCGAACGGGCCTCCTGTCAGCTCACCTTCGACCCGGTGGACGAGAAGGTCCGTCGCGTCGAGGAGGTGGCGGACCGGGTCCGGGCGAAGTTCGGGCCGCGGGCGGTAATGCCGGGTTCGTTGGTGGCGTAACCGCTTCGCGCGACGCCCCGTGGGGAGACGGGGGCGGCTGGTCGTACTGACCGAGCGGGGCCGGGCCTGCACGCGCGCGGCGGAGGAATCGGCCGCGGAGGCCGTCGGCCCCTGGGTCGAACTGCTCGGGGAAGGTGAAGTCCGGGCGTTGCGTGACCGTTTGCTGCGCATTGCACCCTATGGCCCCATCAGGCCTGCCTGGTGACAGTTCAACGGCACGTGTCAGTGCTCCTGGTCGGCGCCGGAAGTTTTTACTGACGCGTAACTTCACACTTCTACTACTCGACCGTAACTTGGCAAAAGAACAGCATCCTCGTGATCCGGATCACAGGGCGTACGCCGTCGTAACTCCCTTGAGCCGCAAGGAGATCACTCGATGCTGCCCTGGAAACGCCTGCTCAGACCCCTGGCTGTGCTGCTGCTGACCGCCGCGGTCACCGTCGTCCCCACCGCCACCGCCACCGCCGCTACCGCAGAGACCGAGTCCGCGTCGAGCAGCGGCTGGAACGACTACTCCTGCAAGCCGTCCGCCGCCCACCCGCGCCCCGTCGTCCTCGTCCACGGCACCTTCGCCAACTCCGTCGACAACTGGCTGGGCCTCGCGCCCTATCTGGTCAACCGTGACTACTGCGTCTACGCCTTCGACTACGGGCAACTGCCCGGCGTGCCGCTCTTCAACGGCCTCGGTCCCATCGACAAGTCGGCGGAGCAACTGAAGACCTTCGTCGACAAAGTGCTCGCCGCGACCGGCGCCGCCGAGACCGATCTCGTCGGCCACTCGCAGGGCGGCCTGATGCCCCGTCACTATCTGAAGTTCCTCGGCGGAGCCGCCAAGGTGAACGCCCTCGTCGGGATCGCCCCCGACAACCACGGCACCACCCTGAACGGACTCGCCAACCTGCTCGCGTACTTCCCCGGCGCGGCCGACCTGTTGTCCATGTCCACTCCGGCCCTCGCCGACCAGGTGGCCGGATCCGCCTTCCTGACCAAGCTCAACGCGGGCGGCGACACCGTCCCGGGCGTCCGCTACACGGTCATCGCCACCAAGTACGACGAGGTCGTCACGCCGTACCGCTCGCAGTACCTCGACGGTCCGAACGTACGCAACGTCCTGATCCAGGACCTGTGCGCGCTGGACCTCTCCGAGCACGCGGCGATCGGACTCATCGACCGCATCGCCTTCCACGAGGTGGTGAACGCCCTGGATCCGGCACACGCCACCCCGACGACCTGCCTGTCGGCAGTCGGCTAGCCAACCGGTCGCCTCTATCGGCTGTGGCGACCGCCGCTCACCGCACGGCGACGAACCGACGCGAACACCCCCGCCGCGCCCATCGCCAGGGCGGTCGCCCCACCGATCGCGACGTACGAAGTGGTGCTCGAACCGCCGGTCTCGGCGAGGTTCTCCGAGCTGCCGGCGGGCTCGGCGTCCCTCGCCGAGTCGCCCGTCGCCTCGGAGGGATCTGCCGACTCGGCGGATTCCTTGTCGGAGCCGGAGCCGGAGCCGGAGCCGGTGTCCGAGGTGGTGTCCGAGGTGGTGTCCGTGGCCGCCGTGGCGTCGGCCTGGGTCTTCGGGTCGTCGTCGCCGTGACCGCCGTGCTCCACGGACGACTTGTCGGTGCCGTCCGCGATCTCCTGGTCGGACGGCGCCGACGCGGTCGGGGCCGTGGAAGCCTCGGCGCCGCTCCCGCCCCCACCCCCGCCTTCCCCGAACACGACGTCCGAGCAGGTGTAGAACGCCTCGGGGGAGTCCGAGCGCTGCCAGATCGAATAGATGAGGTGGCGGCCCGACTTGACCGGGACGACGCCGTCGAAGACGTAGTCGCCGCTCTCCAACCTCGGGTCGGTGACCTTGAGGAACGGCCTTGCCTCCAGGTCCGACCACTTCAGGGGCTTCGTCGGGTCGTAGCCGTCCTTGGTGACGTACAGCTCGAACGAGCCCTTGTGCGGGGCGGTTCCCTTGTAGCGGAAGGTGCGGTTGCCCGACGTCAGCTGGGTGGCCGGCCAGTCGGCGCGGGCCAGGTCGAGGCCCTTGAACTTGTCGTTGCCCGCGCTGCACAGCTTCCCGTCCGGGATGATCTGCTTCGACTTCCCCGCGGCATTGGCGATGTTGACGCCGTTCCAGTCGTAGAGGGCCTGCGTACCGCCGGCCGCGACCGCCGCCTTGCACGCGGCGGACTTCGGGCTCTCCGGACCCTCCGCGTAGCAGCCCGCGACCCTGCTCACCGGGTCCGTCATCGAGCCGTGCGCGACCGCCGGGGCGGCGGCCAGCCCGGTCAGCGCGAGCGGGGCGACGCCGACGGCGGCGACCGTTGCGACCGTGGCGAGGCGGGTGCGGGTGACCTTGCGGCGAGCGGGCATGGGGGACTCCTCGAAGCGGGTCTGGGGGCGCCTTGATGCCTGGGGGCGATGAGCAAGCTAGCCCCTCGAAACCGCGAAATCGCCTGTTGGGAGGGGGTGAAGGCGATCCTTAGGCTCCGCTTAAGGGAGTACTGAGACTGCGATCAGGTAGATACCGTTCCGACCATGACGAAGACCCCGAAAGGCGCCCCGGCCGATACTCCGTACGACACTCGGATCCGCCCCGCCGTCGCCTCCGACACGGCAGCCGTGAAGGCCGTGACCGATGTGGCGTACCGCCCCTACATCGAGCGCATCGGGGTGGTTCCGCGGCCCATGGAGGCGGACCACGCGGCCGACATCGCCGCTGGGCGGGTGTTCGTCACGGGGGAGCCCGTGACCGGACTCGTGGTGATCGAGGCGCACGAGGACCATCTGTTCCTCGACAGCATCGCCGTCCACCCGGACGCCCATGGGCAGGGTGTGGGGCGTCGGCTCCTGGCCTTCGTGGACGCGCAGGCGCGGGCGCTCGGGCTGCCCGAGGTCAGGCTCTACACGCACTCGATGATGTGGGAGAACCAGAAGATCTATCCCAAGTACGGGTACGAGCTCGTCGAGCATCGGGTGGAGGGGCCGTACGACCGCCTCCACTACCGCAAGCGGCTGGCGCCCTGACGGCCGCGACCGGCCGGCGCCCTGACGGCTCAGCCGTCCGGCCACCATGTGCGTGCGATGTCCTTTCGGACCTCCGGGCGCTCGGCGGGGCGCTCGTCGGCCTCGTCCCGCACGCGACGGGTGTCCGACTTCCTCAGGGGCTTCTGCACGGTTATGCGGCGCATGGCTGCCTCCTTGCGTCTACCGGGTTCCGCGTTCGTACGGGGGTAGACCGTTCCGGGGAGAGTGACTCATCGGTGCCCGCTTGTCAGTGGCGGCTGTCACGTTTCACCTGTGAGTCCACATGTCGGACACCTGGGGTTCGGTGTGGGTTCGGCGCAGGTCCGCCGCCGGACTCGCGCCCCGGCCCGTTGTCAGTGGCAGGTGTCACTCTGGGCACATGACGAGTAACAGCGCCAGTGAAGAAGTGAAGGCCGGCGGAGAAGTGAAGACCGGTAGAGAAGTGAAGACCGGTAGAGAAGCGAAGACCGGTGAAGAGCGGTTCGGTGTCGACTGGGACGCCGAGTCCGTGACGTTCGACGACGAGCCGGACCACGGACTGCGGGATCCCGTCGTGCGCGAGGCCTGGGCGGCCAGGCTGCGCGGGTGGCTGACGCGCGGCCCGGCCGACGTGCTCGATCTGGGGTGCGGCACCGGCAGCCTGTCGCTCCTCGCGTCCGAGCAGCGGCATCGGGTCACCGGAGTCGACCTCTCGCCGCGCATGGTCGACCTCGCCCGCGCCAAGCTGGCGGGGCGCGACGCGACGTTCCTGGTCGGCGACGCGGCCGCCCCGCCCGTCGGGGAGCAGCGCTTCGACGCCGTCCTGGTCCGCCATGTGCTGTGGACGCTGCCCGATCCCGGCCGCGTCCTGCGGCACTGGCGCGGACTGCTCCGCCCCGGCGGCCGGCTCGTGCTGATCGAGGGCGTCTGGGGCACGGTGAGCCCGGTCGGCATATCCGCCGACCGGCTGACCGGACTGCTCGCACCCCTCGCAGAGGACGTCCGCGTGGAGCGGCTGTCGGACGACCCGCTGCTGTGGGGGCGTGAGGTGGAGGACGAGCGGTACGCGGTGGTGGCCGTGCTCTGAGGGAACCCGAGGGAGACGGAGTGAGGCGGTGGTGCGGGCTGTGGTGTGGGGTGCGGTGCGGGGGTGCCGG from Streptomyces sp. NBC_00878 harbors:
- a CDS encoding GNAT family N-acetyltransferase, whose translation is MISMSASVIPLAQYTKAERDEITGGAVDPSRVAATGLTWLDKEVHFGVKQQGRLVAHAGLVEVPVSVGAVRLQVAGLGAVIVAPGLRGQGLARLVVTAAMDHARGLGIERGLLFCWPDLIPLYERMGWRALPDDDVQVQQPDGPVRMPLRAMWTPLADGAEWPAGQVRLLSLPM
- a CDS encoding DNA polymerase III subunit alpha, with the protein product MPDFTHLHTLSGFSLRYGASHPERLAERASERGMDALALTDRDTLAGTIRFAKACAEHGVRPLFGAELAVGEPVRARESVRAPRPPRSGGSVRAGESVRTGGSVRTGEPVRGGRRRAPVRGGAFIDESTPRVTFLARDGAKGWADLCRIVTAAHAGNEGDTSGPQLPWADNHADGLTVLLGPASDVGRALVAGRPDRAAKLLAPWREVYGDALRLEAVWHGREGTGPGSLRLAARTVGFAAEQRVRPVLSNAVRYADPGMGPVADVLDAARRLVPVDPRKELDSGEAWLKDAGAMLGAAERIVEAAGYRRDTAYRLLEQTRATAAECLVDPEDDLGIGSVHFPEPHLVGAGRRTAQRVLASRAAAGMVLRGYDRSPEARDYWERMHRELDIIAHHNFASYFLTVAQVVDDVREMGIRVAARGSGAGSLVNHLLGIAHADPVAHGLLMERFLSKRRPVLPDIDIDVESARRLEVYRAIIGRFGTERVATVAMPETYRVRHAVRDVGAALSMDPADIDRIAKSFPHIRARDARAALEELPELRSLAKEFRQEGAAGYGRLWDLVEALDALPRGVAMHPCGVLLSDASLLARTPVMPTSGEGFPMSQFDKEDVEDLGLLKLDVLGVRMQSAMAHAVAEVERATGDRVDLDAVEGGDPATYQLIRSAETLGCFQIESPGQRDLVGRLQPATFHDLVVDISLFRPGPVAADMVRPFIEARHGRAPVRFPHPDLAGPLRDTYGVVVFHEQIIDIVDIMTGCGRDEADRVRRGLSDPESQGRIRVWFAQHAAARGYDAETIRRTWEIVEAFGSYGFCKAHAVAFAVPTYQSAWLKAHHPAAFYAGLLTHDPGMYPKRLLLADARRRGVPILPLDVNRSAVAHRIELVSESEGFEGFGGTAGGTPRGSGKAWGVRLALSDVHGISEAEAVRIAAGQPYASLLDFWERARPSRPLAGRLAQVGALDAFGANRRDLQLHLTELHRGARGGRGDQLPLAGGQKTASAGLPDLSSAERLSAELGVLSMDASRNLMDDHREFLDELGVVTARRLRAARHGETVLVAGAKAATQTPPIRSGKRVIFTTLDDGTGLVDLAFFDDSHDACAHTVFHSWLLLVRGVVQRRGPRSLSVVGATAWNLADLVELRREEGLDGVALRLAEPQGEDGAEDGSRDTGDPTGGRRIKMPTGYEMHPWADLRPAGEGPAGGRKLWHQSPGSAG
- a CDS encoding GNAT family N-acetyltransferase yields the protein MTKTPKGAPADTPYDTRIRPAVASDTAAVKAVTDVAYRPYIERIGVVPRPMEADHAADIAAGRVFVTGEPVTGLVVIEAHEDHLFLDSIAVHPDAHGQGVGRRLLAFVDAQARALGLPEVRLYTHSMMWENQKIYPKYGYELVEHRVEGPYDRLHYRKRLAP
- a CDS encoding triacylglycerol lipase, which codes for MLPWKRLLRPLAVLLLTAAVTVVPTATATAATAETESASSSGWNDYSCKPSAAHPRPVVLVHGTFANSVDNWLGLAPYLVNRDYCVYAFDYGQLPGVPLFNGLGPIDKSAEQLKTFVDKVLAATGAAETDLVGHSQGGLMPRHYLKFLGGAAKVNALVGIAPDNHGTTLNGLANLLAYFPGAADLLSMSTPALADQVAGSAFLTKLNAGGDTVPGVRYTVIATKYDEVVTPYRSQYLDGPNVRNVLIQDLCALDLSEHAAIGLIDRIAFHEVVNALDPAHATPTTCLSAVG
- a CDS encoding dipeptidase, encoding MRTVSNESESSGLRRPPLLWEQHCCLPLEQRADIGELARYRRPGGSFVSVNVGYVPHGAKDVTGLIASWRGKIDADDRLRPAVTVDDVDAAGRAGDVAVAFDLEDSGPLEGRLDRVREFYELGVRTLLPSYNNRNAAGGGCLDEADEGLTAYGRALVREMNAVGMVADGSHCGARTGLDMCEVSEQPVIYSHSSMRSVWDHPRNITDEQAKACAATGGVIGITGVGIFLGPNDGTVDALVRHIDYAVDLVGPEHVGVSTDYPFDHEDFNTMLEQSPELYPDCYTRWGPINFLPPEGLLTVEGALLARGYPDDTVAAILGGNFRRVAALVWH
- a CDS encoding lytic polysaccharide monooxygenase, translating into MPARRKVTRTRLATVATVAAVGVAPLALTGLAAAPAVAHGSMTDPVSRVAGCYAEGPESPKSAACKAAVAAGGTQALYDWNGVNIANAAGKSKQIIPDGKLCSAGNDKFKGLDLARADWPATQLTSGNRTFRYKGTAPHKGSFELYVTKDGYDPTKPLKWSDLEARPFLKVTDPRLESGDYVFDGVVPVKSGRHLIYSIWQRSDSPEAFYTCSDVVFGEGGGGGGSGAEASTAPTASAPSDQEIADGTDKSSVEHGGHGDDDPKTQADATAATDTTSDTTSDTGSGSGSGSDKESAESADPSEATGDSARDAEPAGSSENLAETGGSSTTSYVAIGGATALAMGAAGVFASVRRRAVSGGRHSR
- a CDS encoding bifunctional 2-polyprenyl-6-hydroxyphenol methylase/3-demethylubiquinol 3-O-methyltransferase UbiG encodes the protein MTSNSASEEVKAGGEVKTGREVKTGREAKTGEERFGVDWDAESVTFDDEPDHGLRDPVVREAWAARLRGWLTRGPADVLDLGCGTGSLSLLASEQRHRVTGVDLSPRMVDLARAKLAGRDATFLVGDAAAPPVGEQRFDAVLVRHVLWTLPDPGRVLRHWRGLLRPGGRLVLIEGVWGTVSPVGISADRLTGLLAPLAEDVRVERLSDDPLLWGREVEDERYAVVAVL